GCCTCCGCCATGTCGAGCACCGCGGCGTCGCCGAGATCCACGCCGAGCTGACCCGACGCGGGGTGGGCATCTGCGTGCGGAGCGTCTCCTGCCTGCTGGACCGCTACGACGAGCTGCTCGCCCTCTCGCTGTCCGACCCCGCCCGACTCCGCCGGGTCGTCGCCGAGGCCGGGCGGGTGATCCTGGCCATCGATGGGCTCCAGCCCGACGTCGGCCACGAGGTCCTCTGGGTCATCCGCGACGTCCTCTCCGGCGAGATCCTCCTGGCCCGGAGCCTTCTCTCCTCCTGCCGGGCCGACCTGGCCAAGCTGCTCGGCGAGGTGAGGTCCGCCCTCCAGCCCGAGGCCGAGGGGGCCGCCGGCGTGCCGATCGTCGGGGTGATCTCCGACGGCCAGCATTCCATCCGCGACGCCGTGGCCGAAGCCCTGCCCGGCGTGCCGCACCAGCTCTGCCAGTTCCATTACCTCCGCGAGGCGGCCCGGCCGATCTACGAGGCCGATCGCCACGCCAAGGTCACGCTCAAGAAGAAGGTCCGGGGCATCCGCCCGATCGAGCGGGCCGTCGAGGGCCGCGACGACGACGAGGCGACGGCGATCCGGGGCTACTGCGCCGCGGTCCGCACGTCGCTGACCGACGACGGCCGGCCGCCGCTGGCGGCCTCGGGCCTGGTGCTGCGGGACCGGCTGGCGAAGGTCGCCGAGGGCCTGGACGAGGTCGGCGCCAAAAGGGGCTCCCGAAAGAACTGACGCGGCTGCGTGCGATCCTGGCCGGGGGCCTGGAGGCGACCGATTCGGCGTGGCCCGAGGTGCGTGCGGCGTTCGGCCGGGTGCATCGCGCCGCGGCGATCCTGCGGAACAAGGCGGGGCTCGACGCCGCCGGGGTGCGGCGTCGGTTCGTCGGGCTGATGGGGGAGATAGGGCGGCATCGCGATGCCGCCGGGGGGCTGGACGACGCGGTCGGCCATTTCCTGAAGGTGACGCGGAGCTACTGGCCCGGGCTGTTCGCCTGCTATGACACGGCCGGCCTGCCGCGGACCAACAACGACCTGGAGCAACTGTTCGGCTCGTATCGCCATCACGAGCGGCGTTGCAGCGGCCGCAAGGTGGCGTCGCCGGGGATGGTGGTGCGGGGCTCGGTACGGCTGGTCTCGGCGACCGCGACCCGGCTCCGGCCGATCGAGAGGGCCGACCTGGTGCCATCGGACCTCGCGGCGTGGCGGGCGCTCCGCGGTGGGCTGGAGCGGAGGCAGGAGGTCAGGAAGATGGGCCACCGCTTCCGCCGCGATCCCGCGGCTTACCTGCTGTCGCTTAAGGAGATCATGATCAAGCCGGCTCTACCGTCCTAGTTTTTTTTAGGACCCGGCGGACCGTCTCGTCGCTGACGGCGTCCACCGACTCCAGCTCGACCAGCCGGTCGGCCAGCATCTTGAGCGTCCACCGAGCCTTCCCGTCCGGCGGCGAGGAACAGGCCAGTGAGACGAGCCGGGCCTCTTGCGCCCCGTCGAGCTTGCGGTATCGTCGGCCGGTCGGCTTCCTGCGGTGAAGGGCCGCGTCGAGCCCGCACTCGGCGAACCGCTTGCGGACGCGGGCGACCGTGCCCTCCGAGCACTCGATCGCCTCGGCGATCGCGGCGTCGCCCAGCCCGGGCCCGCTGGGGCCGACGTCCGCCTTGAGCAGGATGCGGGCGTGGACGAGGGCGGCCGCGGCGTGGCGGCCCCCGGCGATCATCTTCTCGAGCTGCCTCCGTTGATCGTCGGTCAGCCGGACGAGGCGCTTGTCCTTCAGGGCCATGGCGGATCTCCTCCTTCGTGGAAGAGATCCTACCAAAACCGTCAACTCAGGTGTGGCGGACCACTAGGGACGTCGGCCCCAAACGGTTCGGCGAGGCGGTCCGGGGCCACTGGTCGATCGAATCGATGCACTGGGTCCTCGACGTCGTCTTCCGCGAGGACGACCGCCGCACCCGCGAA
The DNA window shown above is from Paludisphaera mucosa and carries:
- a CDS encoding helix-turn-helix domain-containing protein; this translates as MALKDKRLVRLTDDQRRQLEKMIAGGRHAAAALVHARILLKADVGPSGPGLGDAAIAEAIECSEGTVARVRKRFAECGLDAALHRRKPTGRRYRKLDGAQEARLVSLACSSPPDGKARWTLKMLADRLVELESVDAVSDETVRRVLKKTRTVEPA
- a CDS encoding transposase (programmed frameshift), giving the protein MTTATRVCPGCDRPLWAAYKGRRVVATLEGLTRFAVQVRRCRDADCPRHNVSLRAEAEGAIALPQQEFGLDVIALVGRLRHVEHRGVAEIHAELTRRGVGICVRSVSCLLDRYDELLALSLSDPARLRRVVAEAGRVILAIDGLQPDVGHEVLWVIRDVLSGEILLARSLLSSCRADLAKLLGEVRSALQPEAEGAAGVPIVGVISDGQHSIRDAVAEALPGVPHQLCQFHYLREAARPIYEADRHAKVTLKKKVRGIRPIERAVEGRDDDEATAIRGYCAAVRTSLTDDGRPPLAASGLVLRDRLAKVAEGLDEVGAKKGLPKELTRLRAILAGGLEATDSAWPEVRAAFGRVHRAAAILRNKAGLDAAGVRRRFVGLMGEIGRHRDAAGGLDDAVGHFLKVTRSYWPGLFACYDTAGLPRTNNDLEQLFGSYRHHERRCSGRKVASPGMVVRGSVRLVSATATRLRPIERADLVPSDLAAWRALRGGLERRQEVRKMGHRFRRDPAAYLLSLKEIMIKPALPS